A genomic window from Cucumis melo cultivar AY chromosome 8, USDA_Cmelo_AY_1.0, whole genome shotgun sequence includes:
- the LOC103485138 gene encoding oligopeptide transporter 7-like isoform X1, whose protein sequence is MADDHEILDPLIQEKQITQWRASGSTSASSSPEDPYPVENSPVEQVALTVPVTDDTSLPTFTFRTWILGIIACALLSFLNQFFYYRKEPLSVTSISAQIAVVPIGHLLASALTNRVFFEGKKWKFTLNPGPFNQKEHVLITIFANSGASTVYAIHVVSAIKIFYKKELTFFLALLVVLTTQVLGFGWAGIFRRYLVEPAAMWWPQNLVQVSLFRALHEKEERPKGKLSRNQFFVIAFTCSLAYYVFPGYLFPMLTSMSWLCWVFPTSIIAQQLGSGLRGLGIGAFGFDWSTISAYLGSPLASPWFATANIAAGFAIVTYLVTPLAYWLDLFNAKTFPIFSDGLFTSAGQNYNISAIIDPHFRLDVDAYNREGPLRFSTFFALYYGVNFACLAATVVHVLLFHGREIWRLSRSALQEKLMDVHTKLMRKYDQVPESWFMCILVVNISATIFICEYYNNQLQLPWWGVLLACGLAVFFTLPVGVIAALTNQAPSLNVITEFIIGYLYPGYPVANMCFKVYGYISMKQAITFLQDFKLGHYMKIPPREMFIAQVVGTVVSAVTHLGTAWWLMATIPNICDRATLPAGSPWTCPGDHVFYDASVIWGLVGPRRIFGDQGKYGSLNWFFLAGAVSPLLVWLAHKAFPDKNWIKLITMPVLLGAVVNMPPATAVNYTSWIVIGFASGFVAYRHYRGWWSRHNYLLSGALDAGLAFMGVFLYLCLGMQHISLQWWGGDSDACPLASCPTAPGIVVKDCPVHY, encoded by the exons ATGGCCGACGACCATGAAATTTTGGACCCTTTAA TACAGGAAAAACAGATCACTCAATGGCGTGCGTCGGGGTCAACCTCTGCTTCTTCATCGCCGGAGGATCCATATCCCGTCGAAAATTCTCCGGTGGAGCAAGTTGCCCTTACAGTTCCGGTCACTGACGATACTTCACTTCCCACATTCACTTTCAGGACGTGGATTTTGGGGATAATCGCGTGTGCGCTTCTGTCCTTTCTCAATCAATTCTTCTACTATCGGAAAGAGCCTCTTTCAGTTACCTCAATTTCTGCCCAAATAGCGGTGGTTCCGATTGGCCATTTATTGGCTTCCGCCCTAACTAACAGAGTATTCTTCGAAGGGAAGAAATGGAAGTTCACTCTCAATCCAGGACCATTCAATCAGAAGGAACACGTCCTCATCACCATCTTTGCAAACTCCGGCGCCTCTACCGTCTATGCAATTCATGTCGTCAGTGCAATCAAGATCTTCTACAAGAAGGAACTCACCTTCTTTCTAGCGTTGCTCGTTGTATTGACTACTCAAGTGCTTGGTTTTGGCTGGGCCGGTATTTTCCGACGATACTTGGTCGAGCCGGCCGCCATGTGGTGGCCACAAAATCTGGTTCAAGTCTCCCTCTTCAG GGCATTACACGAAAAAGAAGAGAGACCAAAAGGGAAATTAAGCAGAAACCAATTCTTTGTCATTGCCTTCACTTGCAGCTTAGCTTATTACGTTTTCCCTGGCTATCTCTTTCCCATGTTGACATCAATGTCCTGGCTCTGTTGGGTGTTTCCCACATCCATAATCGCCCAGCAGCTTGGCTCAGGGCTGCGTGGCTTAGGCATCGGTGCCTTTGGTTTCGATTGGTCCACCATATCAGCTTATCTTGGGAGCCCTCTTGCCAGTCCATGGTTTGCCACTGCTAACATTGCTGCTGGTTTTGCCATTGTCACTTACCTTGTGACCCCATTAGCATATTGGCTTGATCTCTTTAATGCTAAGACATTCCCCATTTTTTCTGATGGATTGTTTACCTCTGCTGGCCAAAACTACAATATCTCTGCTATAATTGACCCCCACTTCCGTCTTGATGTTGATGCTTATAACCGCGAAGGTCCACTCCGCTTTAGTACCTTCTTTGCTCTCTACTATGGTGTCAACTTTGCCTGTCTTGCTGCCACTGTTGTTCACGTCTTACTCTTCCATGGGAG AGAAATATGGCGATTAAGCAGGTCAGCTTTGCAAGAGAAGCTGATGGATGTACACACAAAGCTGATGAGAAAGTATGATCAAGTTCCTGAATCGTGGTTCATGTGCATCCTTGTAGTTAACATTTCAGCCACCATTTTCATATGTGAGTACTATAACAACCAGCTCCAATTGCCATGGTGGGGCGTTCTGCTTGCTTGTGGTCTTGCGGTGTTTTTCACTCTCCCGGTCGGAGTTATCGCTGCTTTGACAAATCAG GCTCCATCATTAAACGTAATCACTGAATTCATTATCGGTTACTTGTATCCTGGCTACCCTGTTGCTAATATGTGCTTTAAAGTTTATGGATACATAAGTATGAAGCAGGCAATCACATTTTTGCAAGATTTCAAACTCGGCCATTATATGAAAATTCCTCCTAGAGAAATGTTCATTGCACAG GTCGTTGGAACAGTGGTATCGGCAGTGACGCACTTGGGAACAGCCTGGTGGCTTATGGCAACAATCCCCAACATATGCGACCGAGCCACGCTTCCAGCAGGCAGTCCATGGACATGTCCCGGTGACCATGTATTCTACGACGCCTCAGTCATTTGGGGCCTTGTTGGTCCTCGTCGAATCTTCGGTGATCAAGgcaaatatggatcattaaacTGGTTTTTCTTAGCTGGAGCAGTGTCTCCTCTCTTGGTTTGGCTAGCACACAAGGCCTTCCCAGACAAAAATTGGATCAAGCTGATCACCATGCCGGTGCTCCTCGGTGCAGTGGTGAATATGCCACCAGCCACTGCAGTAAACTACACGAGCTGGATTGTAATAGGATTTGCTTCAGGCTTTGTTGCTTACCGGCATTACCGTGGGTGGTGGAGCCGCCATAACTATTTGCTATCAGGAGCTTTGGATGCTGGATTGGCATTCATGGGTGTGTTtctgtacctttgtttgggaaTGCAACATATATCTCTTCAATGGTGGGGTGGGGATTCAGATGCTTGTCCTTTGGCTTCTTGTCCTACAGCACCAGGAATCGTTGTCAAAGATTGTCCTGTCCATTATTAG
- the LOC103485138 gene encoding oligopeptide transporter 7-like isoform X2, which yields MWWPQNLVQVSLFRALHEKEERPKGKLSRNQFFVIAFTCSLAYYVFPGYLFPMLTSMSWLCWVFPTSIIAQQLGSGLRGLGIGAFGFDWSTISAYLGSPLASPWFATANIAAGFAIVTYLVTPLAYWLDLFNAKTFPIFSDGLFTSAGQNYNISAIIDPHFRLDVDAYNREGPLRFSTFFALYYGVNFACLAATVVHVLLFHGREIWRLSRSALQEKLMDVHTKLMRKYDQVPESWFMCILVVNISATIFICEYYNNQLQLPWWGVLLACGLAVFFTLPVGVIAALTNQAPSLNVITEFIIGYLYPGYPVANMCFKVYGYISMKQAITFLQDFKLGHYMKIPPREMFIAQVVGTVVSAVTHLGTAWWLMATIPNICDRATLPAGSPWTCPGDHVFYDASVIWGLVGPRRIFGDQGKYGSLNWFFLAGAVSPLLVWLAHKAFPDKNWIKLITMPVLLGAVVNMPPATAVNYTSWIVIGFASGFVAYRHYRGWWSRHNYLLSGALDAGLAFMGVFLYLCLGMQHISLQWWGGDSDACPLASCPTAPGIVVKDCPVHY from the exons ATGTGGTGGCCACAAAATCTGGTTCAAGTCTCCCTCTTCAG GGCATTACACGAAAAAGAAGAGAGACCAAAAGGGAAATTAAGCAGAAACCAATTCTTTGTCATTGCCTTCACTTGCAGCTTAGCTTATTACGTTTTCCCTGGCTATCTCTTTCCCATGTTGACATCAATGTCCTGGCTCTGTTGGGTGTTTCCCACATCCATAATCGCCCAGCAGCTTGGCTCAGGGCTGCGTGGCTTAGGCATCGGTGCCTTTGGTTTCGATTGGTCCACCATATCAGCTTATCTTGGGAGCCCTCTTGCCAGTCCATGGTTTGCCACTGCTAACATTGCTGCTGGTTTTGCCATTGTCACTTACCTTGTGACCCCATTAGCATATTGGCTTGATCTCTTTAATGCTAAGACATTCCCCATTTTTTCTGATGGATTGTTTACCTCTGCTGGCCAAAACTACAATATCTCTGCTATAATTGACCCCCACTTCCGTCTTGATGTTGATGCTTATAACCGCGAAGGTCCACTCCGCTTTAGTACCTTCTTTGCTCTCTACTATGGTGTCAACTTTGCCTGTCTTGCTGCCACTGTTGTTCACGTCTTACTCTTCCATGGGAG AGAAATATGGCGATTAAGCAGGTCAGCTTTGCAAGAGAAGCTGATGGATGTACACACAAAGCTGATGAGAAAGTATGATCAAGTTCCTGAATCGTGGTTCATGTGCATCCTTGTAGTTAACATTTCAGCCACCATTTTCATATGTGAGTACTATAACAACCAGCTCCAATTGCCATGGTGGGGCGTTCTGCTTGCTTGTGGTCTTGCGGTGTTTTTCACTCTCCCGGTCGGAGTTATCGCTGCTTTGACAAATCAG GCTCCATCATTAAACGTAATCACTGAATTCATTATCGGTTACTTGTATCCTGGCTACCCTGTTGCTAATATGTGCTTTAAAGTTTATGGATACATAAGTATGAAGCAGGCAATCACATTTTTGCAAGATTTCAAACTCGGCCATTATATGAAAATTCCTCCTAGAGAAATGTTCATTGCACAG GTCGTTGGAACAGTGGTATCGGCAGTGACGCACTTGGGAACAGCCTGGTGGCTTATGGCAACAATCCCCAACATATGCGACCGAGCCACGCTTCCAGCAGGCAGTCCATGGACATGTCCCGGTGACCATGTATTCTACGACGCCTCAGTCATTTGGGGCCTTGTTGGTCCTCGTCGAATCTTCGGTGATCAAGgcaaatatggatcattaaacTGGTTTTTCTTAGCTGGAGCAGTGTCTCCTCTCTTGGTTTGGCTAGCACACAAGGCCTTCCCAGACAAAAATTGGATCAAGCTGATCACCATGCCGGTGCTCCTCGGTGCAGTGGTGAATATGCCACCAGCCACTGCAGTAAACTACACGAGCTGGATTGTAATAGGATTTGCTTCAGGCTTTGTTGCTTACCGGCATTACCGTGGGTGGTGGAGCCGCCATAACTATTTGCTATCAGGAGCTTTGGATGCTGGATTGGCATTCATGGGTGTGTTtctgtacctttgtttgggaaTGCAACATATATCTCTTCAATGGTGGGGTGGGGATTCAGATGCTTGTCCTTTGGCTTCTTGTCCTACAGCACCAGGAATCGTTGTCAAAGATTGTCCTGTCCATTATTAG